The genomic region GCAACACCGACCGACCCGCGCTCAAAAAGCTCCTTGAGGACATCGAACGCGGCCGAGTCGATGTCGTGGTGGTCTACAAGGTCGACCGCCTCTCACGTTCGCTCCACGACTTCGCCCAGATCATGCAGCGCTTCGATGAGAGGAGGGTGAGCTTCGTCTCGGTGACCCAGCAGTTCAGCACCACCACCTCGATGGGCAGGCTCACTCTTAACATGCTCCTGAGCTTCGCGCAGTTCGAACGCGAGGTCACCGGCGAACGGATCCGTGACAAGATCGCCGCGACCAAGAAGAAGGGGATGTGGGCCGGCGGTCAGCCACCTCTGGGCTACCGGGTCGAGAACAACATCCTCCAGATCGTGCCCCCGGAAGCGGAGATCGTTCGTTGCATCTTCGAGGGGTATCTCAAGCACCGCTCGCTGCTGAAACTGGCCGAGCAGCTCGATCAGCAGGGCCTTCGGACCCGCAGCTGGACCAGCTCCAAAGGTATTGCGCACGGCGGCCGTAGATTCAGCACCAACGCCCTGCACCGCACCCTCACCAATCGGACCTATCTCGGCAGGATCACCCATAAGGGCAAGGTCTGGCCGGGCCTGCAAGAGCCGATCATTGACAAGGAACTCTGGGATCGGGTGCATAAGGCGATGCATAAGCGCAGCCGCCAGGCTGCTTCAAGCTGGCGTCACACGCATCTTCTAAAGGGCAAGCTCAAGACCCGGGAGGGCGTGACCCTGACCACCGGTTCCACCGGCCGCAAGAAGCAGCGTCATACCGGAAGGGCGGTTCCCTACTACATCAGCATGACGGCGCTTAAGCAGGGCTACAAGACCTGCGCGATCAAGAGCCTCAACGCCCGGCACCTGGATGACCTGGTCCGCTCGATTGTGCTGACTCAGGTCCAGGAGGACCCACGATACGCGCGACTCGCTTCGCTCGAGCCATCGGTCCGCGACGCGATCCTCCGAGCCACCATCCAGCGTGTCACCCTAGCCGAGGATCAACTGGACGTTCATCTGGATCTCGCTGCTGGCGCAGCTGCGATCGAGGACGGCTGCGCAACAGGCGATGCTGCAGAACTACAAAAGACCCCCTTCCCAGTCTGTCTCTACCGCCCAGCCGTGGAACGGGATGGTGAGCGCCTCCACATCACGCTGGCGATCCAGATCAAGAAGCTCGACGGCAAGCGATTGATCCTGGGTCCCGATGGTCAGGACCTCTTCCAGCCGGCGCAGCCCGAGCCTCAGCCGCACCTGGTTCTGGCCTTGGGTCAGGCCTACAGCTGGAAGCAGAGGCTTGAATCGACGGGCTGCACCCTCGCGGCCCTGGCCAAAGAGCTGGGCATCACCGAAAGGCGGATCCGCGAACTGCTGCCCCTGACCCTTGTGGGCCCCGGGCTGGTCAAACGGATCCTCACTGGGAACCACGGCTCGACGATCACCCTCGATCGGCTTCTGGCAACCGCCACGCATCTTGATTGGCAACGCCAGCTGGCGTTCCTGGGCATGGACGAGCCAGTCAGCACAACCCCCTGAAGCCAACGAATCACTCGACCTTGAGCAGCCAGAGGGGCCCATCCGGACCACTCAAATCCGCAATGGAGACACTGCCCCCACAGCGGCATCATTCAGCGGCTCCAGAAAAAACGGAGACGGCTGAGAAATCCGAGATCACGCCGAAAGGGCCGGGGGATCGGCGGTGGTTCGTCTAATGTAAGTTCTTGTCAATGAAGAACTTATAGTAAGCGGACGGGGATTCCGGTTACGGCCATCGGTCTCTGATTAATGGTCATTCAGCTAGGAATCCAGGCTAAGCGATGTCCGATGTGTCCGGTCGAGAGGGGTCTGGCTGTTCGCTAAGTATCTCGTAGCACTTTCTTTATCAATGTCCGGGCTTGCCGACCCGGACATTGGGCGAGGAGGGTATGTCCCAGCCGCGTGACCGGTCGATCTGGATGTTGATCGATACTATTTGCTCAGTGGTACATGGCAGCAACTTATTCGCGTGACTCTAGCCGGACCCCCTTGAGCGACACTTCCATCAAGCAGAGTTGATCAGATCCAGAAGCGTTGCGGCCTCAGGCTCTAGCGCCGCCGGCTCGTCTTCGGGCACGAACTCCAGCATGAGGTGATGGTCACGACCGTCTTCACGCAGCAGCCGGAGGCAGGAGCGCCAGGAGTCCTGCGCCTCAGCCAGGGCACGCCGCTCGATCTTGCCATCCTTCATACGCCAGTTAAACACGTGGACATCTGTCACCGCTTCGAGCACACTTTGCAGATCAGCCACTCGTTGCTCATCGCTGAATCGGTTGGGGGGCTGCCAGCCAAGTGTCAGAGCCGGATGACCGATCTCGTCTCGCAGCCGCGTAGCCGATGCAGCGGTATCAGTCAGCGTGCTGGCGTGATACTCGACGACCACACGTACCCCTCGGGTCTCAGCCTGAAGGACAAAGTGTCTGCCATCTTCGACGATCCGAGAACGCTCCGTGTCGCTTGTCTCCGCCGACCCACGCGTACCCGCCCAGACCCGGACGGCAGGAGCTCCCAAGGCGACTGCGGTCTCGATCACCCGGTCCGCAGCACCGTCGATCAGTGCCTGCTCGCCAAGCCTGTAATAGGAACCGTAAGAACCACATACCAGACCGTTGGCTCGCGTGCGTTCTCCAACACGTTTAGCCGAGACCAGGTCTCCGTGAGGCACGTGAAGATCACCACCCCACTCGATGGCGGATAGGCCAGTATTCAGAGCAAGGTCGATGATCGCCTCAGGCGTGAGCTGGCGATAGGTGATGGACACGAGCCCCGGTATCAGCATGACGACTACCTCACCCTTTGACTCAAACAGATCACAAACGGTCCTATCATGATTCTGCGGAGCACATAATGCTTGATCAGGATTCTCGCGATCATCTCGTGGTCGCTTCGGTGCAGATGGCAGGGCTATCGATCAGGTTCTGAAAGCAGCGCGTGGCTCAAACAATCATGGACCCCGGGGCCCGGTCTGGGCGCGGGCCGAGGGGCCAAGGGTCTCGATCCGGATCATGATCCTCAGAGGCTCGTCCGATTGCAGGTTCAGGGCAAGCTTTCGGATCGCACGATCAGGGTCGGCTGGGCCATACTCAGGGGCGACGCCTTGAGGCGCAAAACTACTCCCCAGCGCGTTGTTGAGGAGGCTGCCGCCATGGTTGGGGTTCTGTCCTGCGGGGTCGGGTGAGGTAGGCAGTGGCCTGGCTGCCATGATCTGCCAGCCAGCCTCGGCAGGTTCAGTGAGGATAACCCGGATCGTTTGGCCCTCCTGCGTAAGGGTCGCGACACGCCGATCGGCCGAGAGATCGATGCGGGCGCGCGTGTGTGCGAACCACCACAGATCGATTGGCTCTCCAGCGTCGATCGCGTCGGTGATCGTGGCGGCATCTTGAGTGAGCGTGAAGGTCCGAGATACCGGGACGCCATAGACCTGCGACAGATCAACTGAGATGCTCTGATCTTCGACCACCATTGGAGCATCAGCGCTCAGGTCCTGGTCTGGCCTCTCGGTTGGGTTGATCACGAGGGTGTTGTGCCCCTCGGCGCGATTGCGATAGTAGTGCCACCGCCGACCATCACGGCTCTGATCGAAGTATCCGGGCAGGTTGTAGTCGTCACGACCCGGATCGATAAACCAGCGGATTCCTCGTGTCTCCAGGACGAAGGAGCCCAGGTCGAGCTGTCCGTGCGCCGATGGGAGCGTGCCCCCTTTGACAGCCAGAAAGCTGGCCATCGGGTCACCCCAGGCCGTGCGTATCATGGCCACGCCGACTTTCTCGTAGTACTTGCTGCGGGGAAGTGGTGTGGTTGATTCTTCGAGTAGCTGCGGGTCGTACCAGATCAGTTCGAGCAGCCTGCCCCGGTCACGTTCCACAGCAAATCGCGCGTAAGCGGGCTGAGAATACCTCCTGGCGAGGTACATCAGCGCCGGCGAGGCGAAGCGAGATTCGATGGCGTCGGCGAAGTTAAAGACGAACCCAGTCGGTCCGGTCATCTGCAGCGGGAAACTTCCGGTGAGGTCGAAGCCTTCGATCTCAGCAAGCCCGAACGCGTGTCCAAGCGCCGATTCAAGCCCGGCGATCGCCAGCACGTTGTAGGTCGTGCCATACGACCAGTATCCCGGGCCTTCCTCGTACCCGCCGTCCGGCGCGTAACGCGCCATCGACTTCGGCAGTGATCCAATACACAATTCAATGATCCGTGCACTCAGGTCGGGCTCTTCATCGGCGACGGCCAGGGCGGCCAGGATCAACCCGCCGCCGCAGACCTGATTCCAGTTATTGCTGGTGGTCGTCCACCATGCCTCGTCTTCGTAGGCAGACAGAGCGGGTTGGAGAGCATGGCGGACAATGGCCTGACGGATCACGGCTCGCTGATCTTCAGTCCAGGTGTCGTAGAGCCAGTCATAAGCAAGTGCGAAGCCAACGGCCATCTCAGCGACATCAAGAAAGTGCGCCGGGTTCCAGTCCGGGAAGCCCGCCGCGGCTTCGAGGTCCGCCCAGATACGATCGATGTACCGTTTATCAGGGTTGAGGGTGTGCAGCAGGCCAAGAATCTGCACCCGTGTCATGACCGCGCGGCTCTCATATAGCAGGCGAACACCATCGCGAAGCTGATGTTTTGCGACGGGTTGAGCGAGAAGATCGGGCGCACGAAGACGCAGTCGCTGGTGCCAGTCGCCAGCCACCTGATCGGTCTGGACGAGCGCACGAAGACGCTCGAAATCACTCATATTCACCAGCAGCCGAGGATGAGGTCGCACCTGCTCCGCGATCGAGTCGATGCGGAACGGTCCCGCAGGCAATCGACTCGCGTCGGTCAGATTCGCGCTGTCGGGGTTGTTGGCCCAGGCGTAACGGGCGGCTTTTGCCTGGACCCCGGTGGGGGGCGTGAGTCGGATTCGGTTGGGTGATTCGATCGTGGCTTCGGCCCAGTGCCAGGCACTGTGGCTGTCCTGAACAGCGAAGTGCCGTGGCGGCTCCCCGTCGATCGTGGTGAGGTCGCCGGTGCTCTCGAAGGTCAGAATCACACGCCCGCGATCGTGTCGGAGCGTCTGGACCCTCGGGCCTTGAGAAGCAATCGGTTGTCGATAGACGGTCGCGAGCGCCCATTGTGCAAGGCGTAGGGCAACGGGCTGCTTGTTGGGTGGGTGCCCGTTGTCCGAGTCGCCAAGGTCGATGGTCACGGCGAGACCGGCGTCGTGAAGATCACGGGCGGCCAGACGCTGGGCTTCGCGAAGACTGGCCCACGCTGAATCCACAGGCTGATCGTTCGGCTGCCGATAGTTGGGCAGTTGAACGATGCCAAAGGACAGCCGAGGATCGTCCCAGGCCTCTCGCCAGCTGGTGATCAGCGTCTTGAGCATCAGCTCATAGTCATCTGCCCGTGCGACATCCGATTCGCCCTGGTACCAGATGACGCCACGCAGAGAAAATGGGATCAGCGGGTGAATCATGGCGTTGTACAGGCTCGACGCCTGGGACTGCGGTCGAAGCGCCACCGGTGGGGCTGGTTTTCTGGAGGGGGCCTTACCTTCCGCGATTGCTCTGTCACGCTCGGCTTGCCACGAGGCGATCCGGCGGGCATGCTCCGCCTCGAGCCGCGGACGATCGGCCTCCCGGCGGGCGTCACGATCGAGAATATGGCTCAGCGCACGATCCGCCTGGATGGCCTCGATCGGCGTCCAGGCATCGGCGGTTGTCGCTCCCCATGCCGAACTGATCAGCCCGATCGGTACGTCCATTTGCTGGTGCAACTCAAGCCCATAGAAGTAGCCGACAGCGCCGAATCGTTCGGCACTCTCGGGACTGCTTGCCAACCACGAGCCCTGCAGGTCCTCGCCACGCTCGACGACATGATTAGCAACGAGAAACAGTCGGAGGTTGGGGTACGCGTCGGCCTTCTCTATAGCCCGCGGCCCTCGCTCCGCATTGCGCAGACCAAACTGCATGTTGGACTGACCAGTACACAGCCAGACCTCACCGACCAGCACATCCCGGAGTACCGCGCTGTCGGGTCCAGCCTCGATGGACAGCGACCGTCCGTGAGCGCTTCCCATCATCGGTTCGAGCGTGACACGCCAGTCACCCGTCTCGCTAGCGATGACGGTATGAATCTGGTCGGCGAATCGAACCGTGATCGGAGTACCCGGTAGGGTGCGACCCCAGATAGGCACCGGTTTGTGCCGTTGAAGCACCATGTGATCATCGAGAATGGCCGGTAGTTGCAACGCAGCACAGACCATGGCAGGCCAGAACAAGGTGAGCAGGGCGGCAAGAAAGGTGGCGGAGAGTTTCACGGTGATGACCCTGAGAGGTGATGGTGAGACTACTTCACATAATCCCAGCGATTTCCCGCGGCGGCAATGCGCAAAAACGCCCTTGTCTTGCGAGATCACGAATCAGGCGTAAACCGTTAATCATGTTGCGGGATAAGCTCTTGATCGAAGGGCGAGAGAGTCTATTCTGAACCGTTCAACTCGATTCTGGCTCGGTGGTCCCATGAGGCGGATCGAACCATGTGGCACGCCTTTGACATTCTCGCAGATCATCTGCACGTCCCCGAATCGCTGCGACAGACCGCGGTCCCTGAGACGGCAAGGCTGGTCTATGGCGAACGCATCGTACGCTGGTTCTCGGATAAATCGGCAGACGGTCCCTGGCCGGCAGATGTTGACCTGCGACCCGGAATGGTCCTCTCGCGCACGGTCGGCAAGGATGATCTTCGCCTCCGCATCGAGCAGAGCTGGCCCCAGACCGTGCCCTGTGTGCTTGAACTCGACCTGGTCTGCGAGGCTCAGGGGCTGCACACGGTCAGGTCATGGAACGCCCGTGAAGTGATCGGTTCCGAGGATCAACCGTCCCCCCTCGTAGCCACAACCGAGCGCGGAACCTGGGAGCAGGGTGTCCTCAGCCGCCGTCACGTCGGCGGGCGCAACGAGATAGCCCACCAGCGGCGTGTCGGGGGCTTGCTGTCAATCTATGGCTTCATGGGGCGATTCCCACTCGACGCATGGCCGATGAACTCGCAACAGGCCGATGAATACGAATTGCTGTACGAGCGCATGCTGGAACTGGGCCCGGTCCGCCTGCGTCAATTGCCGCAAGGCCCGGTCTATGATCGTCCCGCAGCCGAGGGTCTCAAGGGCTACGAGTTGCGGCCCGAGCGAGGCTTCCCTCTCGAGTTCTGGGTCAATGGCCGCGGAACCGTGATCTACCTCGTTGAGGCGGCAACCAGAGCCTGGATGCTCGAGTCAGTGGAGGCGCTGTGATGAATCAGCCACGAATTACAAGGCGGCGGTTCGTGCAGGGATGTGCAGCTGGCGCGCTAGGCGGGATGGTCGCACCCATCGCATGGGGTCAGGCTCCGGCGGCGGGGCGAGCCCGACGGCCGAACATCCTGACAATCAGCACGGACCAGTGGCACGCCGGAGCCTTCGGACACCTCGGCAACCCTTGGGTCCGCACTCCCCATTCGGACCGCATCGCCGACCGATCTGTGCGCTTTGATCAGGCCTACTGCGCGGACCCCGTCTGTGCTCCCTCCCGCACCTCATGGCTGACCGGACGCATGCCGGTGGAGCACGGCGTGATCGGCAACGGCGTCGCAATAGACCCCGGGATGATCGACAGCGGGCAGTGGTTCGGTAACCACGGCTACGAGACCGCTCACTTCGGCAAGTGGCACACTCGCGGACGCAACCCGGCCCGATCACACGACATCTATCACGGCATGCACCCCGCTGGCCAGTACGCCGATACCAGCGTCGCGCAGATGGCACGGTCCTACCTCCTCGGGCGGCCTAAGACCAAGCCCTTCTTCGCCCACGTCGCGCTCATGAATCCCCACGACATCTGTCAGGTCTCATGTTTTCACACCGCCGCAGGTGATCTCCCCATCGATCCGGAGCAGCTTCCACCCCTGCCGGATAACTTCAGCAACCGTCCCGACGAACCGTCAACGCTTGCACGCCGAGTACGACAGTCTTTCCGAAGGGCGCAACAACGCAGCTGGGATGAACTGGACTGGCGTCTCTACATCTGGATGTACTACCGCTACTGCGAACAGGTGGACCTGGCCGTTGGCATGATCCTCGATGCACTCGACGCCTCGGGAGAAGCAGAGAACACCCTGCTGGTTTACACCTCCGATCATGGGGAGGGGCTCTCGCATCACGGCCTATATACCAAAGCGTTCCTGTATGAATCCGCGGCCAGGGTCCCGTTCTATATCAGCTTCCCGGGGCGTCTGGACACCGGCGCGGCCAACACATCCATCCCGGTCTCGGGGATTGACCTGATGCCGACATTCTGTGCTGCGGCGGGGGTCCCGACCCCGACGGACCTGCCGGGTGAGGACGTGCTCGGGCAGTGGCGCGAAGGCACAAGCCGGCGCGAACACCTGGTGATCTCCGGGTCCTTCGGCGGCCATATGGTGCGTGACGATCGATACAAACTCATCCGCTACGACAACGATGAGACCGTGCAGTTGTTCGATCTTGAGAAAGATCCGGGAGAGACGAGAAACCTCGCGGGCGAACAACCCAGCCGTGTGGCCTCGCTCTGGACCGGCGCGGAGGCTTTTCACCAGCGGCTCAAGCCGAGACAACCCTAAGGTCACCGTTCAACGGCCGTTGGCCATTTTTCGCCAGGCCGCTGGCGCCATGCCAACCCTCCGGGAGAAGAAACTGCTGAAATAATGAACCGTGGAGAAACCCATCTCCTCCGCGATACGCTTTAGTGGTTGATCCCCCTGTGTCAGGCTGAGTTTGATGGCCTCGATCCGCAGCCGGTGGTACTCCTCGAGGACTGAGCGATGCAGAACTTCACGGAATAGTTTTTCCAACGAGCGACGCGATACACTCGCGGCTTCAGCAATCTCATCGACAGAAACCGGGTGCTGCAGATGCGCGTGCATGAAGGCGATCGCACGCGAGATGTCGGGGTGCGTGCGAGGATACGTGTCGGTGCTGCGTCGGGCGATCAGGTCCTGAGGCGGGACGACGACTGGGGCTTCGGGGGCGGCCTCGCCCCGGAGCAGGCTGTCCAGGAGCCGGCCCGCTTGGTAACCAATCTGCTGACTGCCGTGGTCGATGCTCGAGAGAGGGGGGTCCGAGAGATTGCAGGTCAACTCATCATTATCCACCGCGAGCACAGCCAGCTCCTCTGGGATACGAAGACCAATCGATCGCGCTTCCTCAAGCACCATGACCGCGTGAAGGTCATCACAGACGAACAGGGCGGTCGGGGTGATACGCGCCTGCAGCCATTGCCGTAGGCGCCGCCGCGCCGTCGCGCTGGGACGACCTGTCGAACCGCTGATACCGGTGATGTGCTGGACACAGGTCGCACCGGCCTCACGCAGCCGCTCGGCATACCCCCCGAAGCGTCGGGACACGTAGTAACGCCCATCCAGCCCCGCATAGGCGAAGTGCTCAAAGCCACGGTCCATGAAGAACTCGGCCGCCATGCGCCCGACGGCATGGTGGTCAACGGTCACAACCGGAAGACCAGGGCCCTCAAGGTTGCCAGCGATGCTCACCACCGGGATGCCAAGCCGCATGACCTCGTCACGCATCGCCTGCGTTGTGACCGGCATGATGAGGCCGTCCGCATCGATATGCCGAATGCTCTGCGGGTTCTCATCAGCGACGGAGAGCTCCACCCGCCAAGGCTGTCCGTTGGCGACGTAGCGGGCCAGACCAATCGCTTCGGAGCGGCCATACGCGCTGGCAAGGTCCAGACGCACCGCAACCCGGGGGCGGGTTCGATCACGTCGGAGGCGGGGGCGGGCGGGTGGAGA from Phycisphaeraceae bacterium harbors:
- a CDS encoding recombinase family protein, encoding MPKRCAIYTRKSHEEGLDQAFNSLDAQREAGLDYIRSQKHEGWTVVDRYYDDGGFSGGNTDRPALKKLLEDIERGRVDVVVVYKVDRLSRSLHDFAQIMQRFDERRVSFVSVTQQFSTTTSMGRLTLNMLLSFAQFEREVTGERIRDKIAATKKKGMWAGGQPPLGYRVENNILQIVPPEAEIVRCIFEGYLKHRSLLKLAEQLDQQGLRTRSWTSSKGIAHGGRRFSTNALHRTLTNRTYLGRITHKGKVWPGLQEPIIDKELWDRVHKAMHKRSRQAASSWRHTHLLKGKLKTREGVTLTTGSTGRKKQRHTGRAVPYYISMTALKQGYKTCAIKSLNARHLDDLVRSIVLTQVQEDPRYARLASLEPSVRDAILRATIQRVTLAEDQLDVHLDLAAGAAAIEDGCATGDAAELQKTPFPVCLYRPAVERDGERLHITLAIQIKKLDGKRLILGPDGQDLFQPAQPEPQPHLVLALGQAYSWKQRLESTGCTLAALAKELGITERRIRELLPLTLVGPGLVKRILTGNHGSTITLDRLLATATHLDWQRQLAFLGMDEPVSTTP
- a CDS encoding TIM barrel protein, which encodes MSITYRQLTPEAIIDLALNTGLSAIEWGGDLHVPHGDLVSAKRVGERTRANGLVCGSYGSYYRLGEQALIDGAADRVIETAVALGAPAVRVWAGTRGSAETSDTERSRIVEDGRHFVLQAETRGVRVVVEYHASTLTDTAASATRLRDEIGHPALTLGWQPPNRFSDEQRVADLQSVLEAVTDVHVFNWRMKDGKIERRALAEAQDSWRSCLRLLREDGRDHHLMLEFVPEDEPAALEPEAATLLDLINSA
- a CDS encoding sialate O-acetylesterase, which gives rise to MKLSATFLAALLTLFWPAMVCAALQLPAILDDHMVLQRHKPVPIWGRTLPGTPITVRFADQIHTVIASETGDWRVTLEPMMGSAHGRSLSIEAGPDSAVLRDVLVGEVWLCTGQSNMQFGLRNAERGPRAIEKADAYPNLRLFLVANHVVERGEDLQGSWLASSPESAERFGAVGYFYGLELHQQMDVPIGLISSAWGATTADAWTPIEAIQADRALSHILDRDARREADRPRLEAEHARRIASWQAERDRAIAEGKAPSRKPAPPVALRPQSQASSLYNAMIHPLIPFSLRGVIWYQGESDVARADDYELMLKTLITSWREAWDDPRLSFGIVQLPNYRQPNDQPVDSAWASLREAQRLAARDLHDAGLAVTIDLGDSDNGHPPNKQPVALRLAQWALATVYRQPIASQGPRVQTLRHDRGRVILTFESTGDLTTIDGEPPRHFAVQDSHSAWHWAEATIESPNRIRLTPPTGVQAKAARYAWANNPDSANLTDASRLPAGPFRIDSIAEQVRPHPRLLVNMSDFERLRALVQTDQVAGDWHQRLRLRAPDLLAQPVAKHQLRDGVRLLYESRAVMTRVQILGLLHTLNPDKRYIDRIWADLEAAAGFPDWNPAHFLDVAEMAVGFALAYDWLYDTWTEDQRAVIRQAIVRHALQPALSAYEDEAWWTTTSNNWNQVCGGGLILAALAVADEEPDLSARIIELCIGSLPKSMARYAPDGGYEEGPGYWSYGTTYNVLAIAGLESALGHAFGLAEIEGFDLTGSFPLQMTGPTGFVFNFADAIESRFASPALMYLARRYSQPAYARFAVERDRGRLLELIWYDPQLLEESTTPLPRSKYYEKVGVAMIRTAWGDPMASFLAVKGGTLPSAHGQLDLGSFVLETRGIRWFIDPGRDDYNLPGYFDQSRDGRRWHYYRNRAEGHNTLVINPTERPDQDLSADAPMVVEDQSISVDLSQVYGVPVSRTFTLTQDAATITDAIDAGEPIDLWWFAHTRARIDLSADRRVATLTQEGQTIRVILTEPAEAGWQIMAARPLPTSPDPAGQNPNHGGSLLNNALGSSFAPQGVAPEYGPADPDRAIRKLALNLQSDEPLRIMIRIETLGPSARAQTGPRGP
- a CDS encoding sulfatase-like hydrolase/transferase, encoding MNQPRITRRRFVQGCAAGALGGMVAPIAWGQAPAAGRARRPNILTISTDQWHAGAFGHLGNPWVRTPHSDRIADRSVRFDQAYCADPVCAPSRTSWLTGRMPVEHGVIGNGVAIDPGMIDSGQWFGNHGYETAHFGKWHTRGRNPARSHDIYHGMHPAGQYADTSVAQMARSYLLGRPKTKPFFAHVALMNPHDICQVSCFHTAAGDLPIDPEQLPPLPDNFSNRPDEPSTLARRVRQSFRRAQQRSWDELDWRLYIWMYYRYCEQVDLAVGMILDALDASGEAENTLLVYTSDHGEGLSHHGLYTKAFLYESAARVPFYISFPGRLDTGAANTSIPVSGIDLMPTFCAAAGVPTPTDLPGEDVLGQWREGTSRREHLVISGSFGGHMVRDDRYKLIRYDNDETVQLFDLEKDPGETRNLAGEQPSRVASLWTGAEAFHQRLKPRQP
- a CDS encoding DNA-binding transcriptional regulator codes for the protein MSPPARPRLRRDRTRPRVAVRLDLASAYGRSEAIGLARYVANGQPWRVELSVADENPQSIRHIDADGLIMPVTTQAMRDEVMRLGIPVVSIAGNLEGPGLPVVTVDHHAVGRMAAEFFMDRGFEHFAYAGLDGRYYVSRRFGGYAERLREAGATCVQHITGISGSTGRPSATARRRLRQWLQARITPTALFVCDDLHAVMVLEEARSIGLRIPEELAVLAVDNDELTCNLSDPPLSSIDHGSQQIGYQAGRLLDSLLRGEAAPEAPVVVPPQDLIARRSTDTYPRTHPDISRAIAFMHAHLQHPVSVDEIAEAASVSRRSLEKLFREVLHRSVLEEYHRLRIEAIKLSLTQGDQPLKRIAEEMGFSTVHYFSSFFSRRVGMAPAAWRKMANGR